The nucleotide window TGATTGGAAATCATTCTCAACTTCGTCTCGATTCTTGAATAATCCCGAACCGACGACTCAgcattatataataaataatgtcTATTGTCATaatataataatgataataattcAAATTGTATTGCAATCCAAATCATGAATCATTTATGAtaatactttataataatttttggtaaaacactttataatatttttctacttCTGCATCATGGTTATTATAGCAACGCTGTAGACATTATGTTAATTTATTGGTAACTAGGACGAGTCTTTACTTTTGACATGTACGTACGGATATATCGGATTATAGATCTATACataatttgtgtgttttataccGTCTAAACTAAAGAAATTTGTACATTGAAGTTATGGTTGCAGAATTCTACAGATGAATATTGTGGCATAGGTAACAGATGACCTAGAAGATCGAATGAAACAATACTtagttctttcttttctttgatATTTTGTACATGCAGGTGTGTATATTATCCAGATAGGGACAGTGCCGGTGCTAGATATCAACTACAAGCTCCGACCTGATGAAGTTTAGAGAAATAAAGGGCCACTTCTAAGGGAAAAGTTGCTAGTTCTTTCTGTTGATAGCAGTATAAGAGCATTTTCAAtgtaatattctatttttttctttaaaataaagtaaaagtaaaaaaaatagagtaaaagtaaaaatgaaGTAAAACCTATTATATTTCTCATtctataatggagtgatgaacaaaaaaaaaatagtttagtccatttatggagtaaactctattatggagtgagatTTAGAGTTTGGTTGGAGCAATCATTACTCTAATTTCacttttatttcattttgtaagaaaaaatagagtggaATTAAAGATGTACTAAAGGAAAAAGCAAAAGATCTTGAGTTCAGTGTCTCTTGGAAggctaaactttattttatttaaagaaaagaaagattatGGGCTCAAGATAACATTTATTTGTTTCTAAacctaatttttttctttctaaaccTAAATTTTTAGGACCAATTCTTGTTAAGAGATTCAAAATTAGGGCGTTCGTGGAATTCATTCATTTCTCTCTTGAGATGGAATGATTATCGGAGATTCTAGAATATATGTGTTCCAAAAATTCAGATTTTCATATTATAGACATCTAAAAATCCAATCATTTAGAacagaaatttaaatttatatatcataaagtataaaatatataaggcTAACTTTCTGTTCtagataatttaattttttagatgtatttttttttgaaacactttttaGATGTATATAACTTGAACGTATATACAtctaaaaaaactatatataataaaaagaaaaaatgtcaatttcatttttcttgatgtttttttttctttttatttaatgatttcttttataatttagttCTATATgcaatgaaatataaaaattctcTTTTTGGTATAAGGTCTAATGATATGTCAGTCAAAACATAAAACTGATCCTGCTCTAACCGGTCCATATGAAAGACCGCATAGGGGGCATTGGCATTGTACACAGCCTTTTCGCGCATGTTCAGTGCTGACAGCACTGTCCGGGCAGGGATACACTTTCCAATGAAAAGAAGACACATAATCGATTTACAGTTGTTTAATTCCGAAAAAGGCGACCAATGATAAGATTCGTTACACAAATCCATGAAGGCGAATCTGTAATTTTGAATTCTTGAATTTATATGACCCCTGACTGAAACTGTATACAAATAACGTAGTTGACTAATCTCATGTTCTTCATGAATTAATAAGCAAAATTTCAAGAAACTTAAAATTAACGAGTACATCATGCAAGAAGATTATTGAAGTTATAAAATTAAAGCGTACAAACAAGTGAACAACTACattttttattatgaaaatattattcgAATAAAGTTTTGAAATATAAAGTATGGCATACGTAACTATtaactatataaatatgttaatagtTTATTTTGGCTCTGATAACTATTCTTCAAGGAAAATATGACATTGTGAATTCAAAATCTTCAAAAAGAAATATTTCTTGTATAGATTATTCTAcggagtttttttttgttaacgcTAATGACATGATGTTCCTTGTTAGTGTTATGGTGTGTTGTTTATTTTGATTCAAACACGTTTATTGAATGTTattggaaaaacaaaattttcaaagaaaatgATTTTCTAAGTAATTTTAGTTTCTCATTTATGAGCTAAAACTGTGGTACAAACTTATTTATCGTATAATGATTACTTGATTAGTGGAATACATAGTTTtgttactatatatatactgtCTCAGATACTTTCTCTACAAAATGTTTACTTTTCGTAGATTGTGAATGCAAATTTTTGAATATGCTATAACATGTTACAAGTTGAACAAAGATAATGTCTACTTTTagccaaaaaagaagaagataatttGTGTTATTTGAAAATGATTTAAGAAAGTTAACCTAAAGTCGCAACTCGCAAATAATGAATGTTTTTATATGccaattcaaataatttattgggataaaaaacatttaatgaTTAGGAGAAAATGAGCGCAGGAGCCGGTAACTAGTCGACCAAATACATGTCATAACAATACAGTGGTATTATCATATCTTAGCTAGaatgaaatatttataattaataactTTTATATTACACAACTATGACATTATGGTCAATGATCTACCACGTCGTGCATCAGAATCTATCGCATAATCATTTATCACAATGGTGAAGtcaatttaaattagtttatgTCAACTtacttttataattaaaacataGCAAAACAAACGAGAAATTTGGTATAGTATTATTTCACAAGTCAGTTTTCAAAGTCGGATCCGGCCGGCTAAAGTTTGGTGGAAACGGGAACTGACCAATAAATCTAACACTAGAACAACTCagtcaaaaatcataatatatatatatatatatataatgtatccCTCTTTCTTTCAAATTCACTGTTCTTCCACATACTCACTTTTTTATAAGAACAATGGAAATTTacgtataatttttaaattttacaattcTCAGAACTATGacattttatgttttgttagtACAAAGTACAAACTACCACCGAAATcatcaattatatataaaaaaattaagttttgttaAGATTTCTAAAAAATTAGGAAAGGATAATGAATGTTTCATATGTACGAAATTACTAAACTTTGTTAAGCACTGCTAGCATTTTTCAAGCATTAGTATTTTTGGAATTAATTTTTTAAGATAATATTATAGGATCTCTTAAAAAATAAACAGTGACAAAATACATCTTTGACTGCTTTATTTAGCTAATCACCTTAACCGATACACATTACAACCAAAGCCAGAATGTTGATACAACAATATGAATATGTTCGTAGTATTGTGAAAATTGGGACAAATCTTATTTCTGGTTTTCCTGAAacagatacatatatataacattttctcCAGGGAGCAATTTTATTTACTACATACATATTAGAATAATACCTCCTTAAGATGTTTCCCACACCTTATAGTCTCTGCCTTCGACGGCTACAGACCAGTTTTGAGATCCGCTTGGTGGTTCATAGTGCCCTGGTCCGATCTTCATTGCAACTTTTTCATCTATTATAGCCGCATAGACATCTCTCTCACTCTTTACTATGTTCACCTTTATAATGTATTGAACAAAGTAGTCTAGTTTAAGACCTGACGAATTTAGCAAGACTATGTTTTAAGAGATTGTGAGTTTTTTACCTCACTCCGACAGTGGAGTTTCTGTCTGTTCCTGAGAGACAGAAGAGAAGCGATCTCAGAACGGTAGTCTGAGTAGATATGGTCGAAGAAAACCGCTGGTGTTCCTGGATGAGTCAAGATGTAAGCATATCCTTGCATCTCCTTCCCTCCTGGGAATCTCCAGTGACCCTTTTAGAAAGGAGGAAGAAATTTCGTTAAAGACGGTTTATTTAAAGGATGACATTACAATGGTGAGAAACTAAAACCTGAGTAGAGCCAGTATCATGATTCTCTATGAATGTCACAGCACGAGATGGCCACCATCCAACTACACCAGGAGGCTTTCCTTTTGGGTCTGAGAGTCTCCAATATTCACATTTTTGAAGTGCCTAACACGCAGACAATGCTTAACCATCATATCtcataaaccaaaacaaaaggGTATAATATCAAAGGCTACAAGATGTTGAATATTGTTAGTACCGCATGGAGAATTCCTTTGGTCGTGACATCAAAGGCACCAGCAGCTCCACTGGTAGCATTGATCCAGTCAACAATCCTTTGACGATGTGCGTCTTGATTGTAGTCCATTTCTCCATACGTGTAGCTTAGGGAATCCCAGTATTCACCAACCGCAAAGTATGGTTTGCTAGCATCCATGTAGTCTTTGACATAACCTCCCCAGAACCCTCTTACGAAATCAAGCCTCCATCCATCATACCCAACTTCTTCTCTGCAGGTGAAATCAGACACGAGCGAGACACCAGAACCAATCAGCAGCGATTATATTACGAAACTTAAAACAAGGGAACTAACCTCATCCAGCATAGCCATTCCTTGATATCCTTCCTAACAAAGTCCTGTGAGTGATCTATGTTTGGAGCAGCATGGAAATTATCTCCACTGCTCTTGTTTCCTCTACCCTGAATTGTACCATCAAAGAGTAATTCAATTTATCTTCGTCAAACACATTAGCCCTAAGATAACAAGACGGCAGAATTTGCCTGTCTTTTTGTTCCATAGCTCTAAGATCAAAATTGTATTGTTTCAACTTTAAAGAAGCAAAATGTTACCTGGAAATGAGGGTCATCTGCAACTACTGCCCTATCATCCCAGTTCAGACGCCCTCCAAATAGATTCCATACACCATTTGAATTCTTGAAGTGTGCACAGCGGTGATTCAACACAGCATCTCCCAAAACTTTGATCCCAACCTTGTGGAATCTCTTCACCGTTTCTTTTAGCTCATCAATAGTTCCATATCTGAAAGTTTTCAACAACAACGGGAAACAAGTAATTCAGATACATGCTATTTTATTATCTGAGACATACTACACTTCATTATATAAACTACCATTAGTATTGATGACCtcctaagaaaaataaaatataaagcaacaaaaaaaatcactcAACCAAAATTTCATTTAATCCCACTTGAAGACACAACCCCAGATTCATGACAAGCTTTAAGCAACGATAGAAAGTCTGTTGATATAGCAGAGCTCACCTGGAATTCAAGTTGTACAGGTCTTTAGGCATGTACCCTTCAGGTGACACAGATTCTGTCGGTGGTGGTAACCACAGAACGGTGAATCCAAGTGAAGCTAGCTCATCGGCTTTTTCTTGAAGTTCCTGATACCATCTCCCAGATTTATGGGATTCCCAGTTGAATCCCTGGCACAATATCTCAAAACCTGAGCCAGTTCCCGAGGAGATTTTAATTTCAGGCTTTTCATCCTCTGATTCTAAATCACTTTCCGGGGTAAAAGCTGGGGTTGTGCTTCTGAATATGCTATATGCCTCCGCAGCAAGTTTCTCAATTTCTTGAAGAATGTTTTCTTGCACTTCTTTCACGTTTGTCTTCTGATTCTTGTGAGAGGAAATGTCAATTGCCAAGTTCCTTATCTCAGTGATGATTTCTGCAGTGAATCCACTATCGGACACTTCTTGATTTGTCTTTGGTGTCTTTCCACTCACTTGAGCAGCTCCAGATTCAACGGGAAGGGCTGCTGAAGTAAGGAAAGGGACGTAGAAGTCTTCTCCCCTGTTATTTAGCCAAGTATTTTCATTTAACTTGAGCACAAAACATAATCCTTCGAGCTCTCCATCCAGAGAGAATAATCCAGATGATCCATTCCCATCGTCTTTTCGCTGAAGAAGGTTCATATGCATAAGAATTCAGATAATGTCACTGATGGGAAAAGAAAACATTCTAATACGAAAGGTGAACAGAAGATTTAGTTTCTTTGTTGATAACATGAAAATGATCTCAGGTGCCCACAAAAGTATGTTGAAGTAGCAGTAAAGACATGAGTAATGGCATTATATGGTCAAATCGTAAAAGCATGCAATCCAAAGAAACTATCTACCAGGAAATGAAGAACCTAATGTATAGTGTTGCTAACAACCCTAATGCTAAATTTCAAACTAGGCCTGTACAGCCTGCCAACTGCTTGGACTGTTGCCAGCATGGCCAGGTGCTAACAAAGATCTAATTTTAAATCTCACAGACTTAAAATTAGGGAGACACCCCAACACAAGTGGTTATTGGTAGATTTCCAAAGCTGAACACTCAAAAGAACATACTTCTACATTTACCTGTAAACGAGTGCGTAATGCCTTGTTCTTGAACAAAGATGTTTCTTCTGGATATGGTTCAGCTGgaatttcccattttttattGCCATTTTTGCAAACTCCCCAGTGGACAGTAACATCACCCGGTAAATCAGTTTCAATCGATACAATGTTCTTCGATGTTTCAGGGCATTTCCTTGCAGTGACACTGACCGAGTTATCACCGGCAACATGTTTACTAATTGGCATCTCCTCATAAAACTCTTCAAGACCTTTTCCTTCTTTTGTAGAACCAGACGAGCTCTTCCCTTTTTCTTGAACATCTGCACCAGGCTCATCTGGTTTGACAACAATGTTTGAGAGCTTCCCAAGAGCACCTAGGTATTCAAGAGAAAGCAACTCTCAATCACTGGATTTCTTAAGCTTGAATTATAATTCGTTAAAAGAGAATGAGGATACACACACAAGGAGGAGAAGATGCCAAAGTATAAAATGCAAAACCAGTAGTCAGAACAACAGATGTAACTATCTAGGCATAAGAAGTAGTCTACACTGAAAGATATAAAAAAACGCCCCAGCCACTTACCGAAGCCTTTCTTTGCTCCGATCAAGTTCCCATCATCAGGAACATCGTCCAGAAGAGGAACCTTAAAATCTCTCCCTTTGTGCTGATACCATGCCCCAGTTTCTTCATCCTGGAAAACAACAACAGTCACagattaatatacatataaaaggCAAACGCAAAGTGTGAAGCAAACAGAACCTTCAAAACAAAGTTGAGAACTGCTACTGAGCTTTCCAGATTTAGATTAATAGTAACTTCATGAAATGAATCTCCTTCTGATAACTTCTC belongs to Brassica rapa cultivar Chiifu-401-42 chromosome A07, CAAS_Brap_v3.01, whole genome shotgun sequence and includes:
- the LOC103831524 gene encoding alpha-amylase 3, chloroplastic produces the protein MSTVPIEPLLHLSPLRRTSTIHRGPTTSSLNLRCHFTSKKLHSIGRSIACGNSLGFRRRSVAIRASSSDTAVVETTSQSDDVIIFKGNFPVERIDKAEGKIYVRLKQVKENDWELSVGCSLPGKWILHWGVSYVGDTGSEWDQPPEDMRPPGSLAIKDYAIETPLEKLSEGDSFHEVTINLNLESSVAVLNFVLKDEETGAWYQHKGRDFKVPLLDDVPDDGNLIGAKKGFGALGKLSNIVVKPDEPGADVQEKGKSSSGSTKEGKGLEEFYEEMPISKHVAGDNSVSVTARKCPETSKNIVSIETDLPGDVTVHWGVCKNGNKKWEIPAEPYPEETSLFKNKALRTRLQRKDDGNGSSGLFSLDGELEGLCFVLKLNENTWLNNRGEDFYVPFLTSAALPVESGAAQVSGKTPKTNQEVSDSGFTAEIITEIRNLAIDISSHKNQKTNVKEVQENILQEIEKLAAEAYSIFRSTTPAFTPESDLESEDEKPEIKISSGTGSGFEILCQGFNWESHKSGRWYQELQEKADELASLGFTVLWLPPPTESVSPEGYMPKDLYNLNSRYGTIDELKETVKRFHKVGIKVLGDAVLNHRCAHFKNSNGVWNLFGGRLNWDDRAVVADDPHFQGRGNKSSGDNFHAAPNIDHSQDFVRKDIKEWLCWMREEVGYDGWRLDFVRGFWGGYVKDYMDASKPYFAVGEYWDSLSYTYGEMDYNQDAHRQRIVDWINATSGAAGAFDVTTKGILHAALQKCEYWRLSDPKGKPPGVVGWWPSRAVTFIENHDTGSTQGHWRFPGGKEMQGYAYILTHPGTPAVFFDHIYSDYRSEIASLLSLRNRQKLHCRSEVNIVKSERDVYAAIIDEKVAMKIGPGHYEPPSGSQNWSVAVEGRDYKVWETS